In Caulobacter segnis ATCC 21756, the sequence GGAGGCCAGTCGCTCCAAGTCCGCCTTCGTGGCGATGATGAGCCATGAGCTGCGGACGCCGATGAACGGCGTTCTGGGCCTGGCGCACGCGCTGAGCACGACCCGGCTGGACGTCCGGCAGGCCGAGTATGTCGACATGATCATCCAGTCGGGCGACGGCCTGATGACCATCCTCAACGACATTCTCGACCTGTCGAAGATCGAGGCGGGCAAGCTGGAGCTGGAGATCGCGCCGTTCGACATCCGCGCGCTCGCCGGCCAGATCCGGCTGCTCTGGAGCGAGACGGCGCGGGGCAAGGGCGTCGAGTTGGCGCTGGAGGTCGATCCCGCCACGCCGGCCTGGCTGCTGGGCGACGCCGCGCGCGTGCGCCAGATCCTGATGAACCTGGTGTCCAACGCCCTCAAGTTCACCTTGGCCGGCCGCGTCGTGATCGGCGTCGCGCCGGCGGAGGGCGAGATCGTCCTGTCGGTCACCGACACGGGCGTCGGCCTGACCGCCGAGCAGCGGGCGCGGCTGTTCGCGCCCTTCGCCCAGGGCGACCGCTCGACGGCCCGACGCTTCGGCGGCACCGGCCTGGGCCTGGCGATCTGCCGCCATCTCGCCGAGCTGATGGGCGGCGCGATCGGCGTCGAGAGCGAGCCCGGCGTGGGATCGACCTTCACCGTCCGCCTGGCCTTGCCGACGGCGGCCGCGCCCTTGGCGGAGGAAGACGCGCCGGCGACGGCGCTCGGTCTGGCCGGGCTGCGGGTGCTGGTGGTCGACGACAACACCGTCAACCAGGTGGTCGCCCGCGCCGTGCTGGAGGCGGTCGGGATCGAGGTCGCCGCCGTGGGCGACGGCCGCGCCGCGCTGGCCCGCCTGGGCGCCGAGCCCTTCGACATGGTGCTGATGGATGTCCACATGCCCGTGATGGACGGCGTCGAGGCGGTCCGTCGGATCCGGGCGGGCGAGGGCGGGCGGATCGACATGCCCGTCATCGCCCTGACCGCCGACGCCATGGTCGGCGACGCCGAGCGCCTGATGGCCCAAGGCTTCGACGACGCCCATCCCAAGCCGATCGCGCCCGCGGGCCTTCTGGCCACGGTGGCGCGGCTGTCGTCGGCCGGGGCGGCCTGAACCGTTCGGTTTCCGGAGACCCGTTCGGTCAGGCTTTGTTAGCGCGCAGGCGCGTAAGACGCTGGCACGTTCTAAGGGTTAGAAAGAGAGCCTGTTCATCCGTTTCTGATGTTTTCATCGGAAACTGACGGCTCTCGAGTGTTCCGAGGGAAGTCGTGTCCGCCATCGCGCCCCGTCGCAAAACCAAGCCCATCAATGCGGCTGACCGCCTGGCGCGCAGCCTGCGGGCCCTGGCCCATACCGGCTCGACCAGCCGGGTGCTGAACCTGGTGGAGATCGAGGCCAAGAGCGGTCACCGCCCCGAATACGCCGAGCATCCGCTGTTTCGGAACCGCATCCTCAACAGCGCCCTGATCCTCAAGCACCGCGTGCGCAACGACGATGTCTACCTGTTCGACGAAGTCCGCCCGCTGGCGACCAAGATCATCATCCCGTTCGACCGTTCGGACCTGGGCCTGGGCGGCCGGTCGGTGTTCGTCGGCCAGCGGGGCTGGATCGAGATGCTCGCCGACGCGTGCAACGCCTCGGGCCGACTGACCCGCGACCTCACCGTGCTGAACGCCATCGACGCGCTGCCCTCGCTGGATCCCTTCCTGCTGCGCGAGCACCTGCGCCAGCACGACCTGACCGTCGCGCACTGCTACTTCACGCTGTCACCGGCCGACTACGACGCCATGCAGGGCTTCGTCGGCATGGAGATCGGTCATCTGATCGAGCTGGCCTTTGGCGACCACGGCGGGTCGCGACGCGCTCAGTCCGGACGGATGGTCGAGGCGCTGCTGGCGGCGGACTTCGGCGAGCGCCTGTCGCCTCTGCGCCAGACCCTCGGCATGGAAGGCCACAGCTTCAAGGACGGCGTCTTCGCCTGGAAGGGCCTGCTCTACTACAAATGGATGCTGACCCGGCTGTGGCCGCGTCTGACCGAGATCTGCGACGAGCTTGGCCGTCTGGAGGTCACGGGGCTGCGCGACGAGGCGGACGAGCGCTACGTGGCCGTGGCCCGGCGCAGGCTGCAGGGAGCGCTCCCCGTCGAACGCCACGCGATCCTGCGCACGCTGAAGATCTACGACGACGCCTTCGAGCAGTTGGTTCACAACCGCCGGCCGCAGGCGTTCCGTGACTTCCTGCTGGGCGCGCCGGAGCTGTTCCTGAACCTCGGCGAGCGGGTCGGCGCGATCGCGCACGTCGCCAGCTATTGGCGCTACCGCTTTCCCGAAGGCCAGCCCCTGACGGCCGGCGCGGAGGAGGCGATCGACATCCTGCAGGACTTCGAGACCAGCCTGGCCATCCCCCTCCACCCCTGAAGCGACGCCCGGGCGGCTTGGCGAGCGGAATCTTAACGTTCCGCGCCTAGGGTCGCTGTCCTTATCAGGGAGCCTCGGGTCTGGTGTTCGACGGCAACGTCCGCACTCTCCAACGTGTCGCCGCCAAGGTGCAGCGGGTTCTGGTCGTCGATCCGAACCCC encodes:
- a CDS encoding ATP-binding protein — translated: MSRRGMAGRLVMTTLVGVLLAYAFGPYALLPWIVVNAGLEGLLLLIKAQFRPASERRFPMIRRLGPGMAFSVTWSITACLLWIHGSAGLKFAALMVMFGLLIEGLKYAVVSRALLLALAPPPFAALIFAAVTSQHWQGWEYVVLAVVMVGVLSFSMDAVRLLRANAQALEEAQAEAQEASRSKSAFVAMMSHELRTPMNGVLGLAHALSTTRLDVRQAEYVDMIIQSGDGLMTILNDILDLSKIEAGKLELEIAPFDIRALAGQIRLLWSETARGKGVELALEVDPATPAWLLGDAARVRQILMNLVSNALKFTLAGRVVIGVAPAEGEIVLSVTDTGVGLTAEQRARLFAPFAQGDRSTARRFGGTGLGLAICRHLAELMGGAIGVESEPGVGSTFTVRLALPTAAAPLAEEDAPATALGLAGLRVLVVDDNTVNQVVARAVLEAVGIEVAAVGDGRAALARLGAEPFDMVLMDVHMPVMDGVEAVRRIRAGEGGRIDMPVIALTADAMVGDAERLMAQGFDDAHPKPIAPAGLLATVARLSSAGAA